A genomic window from Parvularcula sp. LCG005 includes:
- a CDS encoding glycosyltransferase family 2 protein, producing the protein MSEHTNHEASGTGEVPPTMKVGFVVIGRNEGERLVKCLKSVPDGLPTVYVDSASTDHSIENAVALGAEVHSLDMSKPFSAARARNEGFDRLMQIADDLDAVHFLDGDTILQPGWLATATSFLQTTPKAAAIAGRRREIHPGDTWYNTLCDIEWDTPVGQADAIGGDALYRVKPFREAGGFNPTVIAGEEPELCFRMRKDGWTVHRLDAEMTLHDAAIHSFGAWWKRQVRAGYAWALGMLLHGREGYNVKETVRSLLWGLGLPIIALGALLIGWWLITLAIIALYGLKWFRLRKRFTGQVPQPGRYGAFLMMSNVAEVFGMFKCWTESALGERRIVEYK; encoded by the coding sequence ATGAGTGAGCACACGAATCATGAGGCGTCCGGCACTGGCGAGGTTCCACCGACCATGAAGGTCGGTTTCGTCGTCATTGGGCGCAATGAAGGCGAACGTCTGGTCAAATGCCTCAAATCCGTGCCCGATGGACTGCCGACCGTTTATGTGGACAGCGCGTCGACGGATCATAGCATCGAGAACGCCGTGGCGCTGGGGGCTGAAGTCCATTCGCTCGACATGTCAAAACCCTTCAGCGCGGCCAGAGCCCGCAATGAAGGCTTCGATCGGCTCATGCAGATTGCCGATGATCTGGACGCGGTGCATTTTCTCGACGGCGATACAATATTGCAACCAGGCTGGCTCGCGACGGCGACGTCCTTTCTGCAAACGACGCCAAAGGCCGCCGCCATTGCCGGCAGGCGCCGCGAAATTCATCCCGGCGATACCTGGTACAACACGCTGTGCGACATCGAATGGGATACGCCGGTGGGGCAGGCGGATGCGATTGGCGGCGATGCGCTCTACCGGGTGAAGCCGTTTCGCGAAGCCGGTGGCTTCAACCCCACGGTCATTGCGGGCGAGGAGCCTGAGCTCTGTTTCCGTATGCGGAAGGATGGCTGGACCGTGCATCGGCTCGATGCTGAGATGACCCTGCACGATGCCGCCATTCATTCCTTTGGCGCCTGGTGGAAGCGGCAGGTGAGGGCAGGCTACGCCTGGGCACTAGGCATGCTGCTGCATGGCCGCGAGGGGTACAATGTCAAGGAGACGGTCCGGTCCCTGCTCTGGGGGTTGGGCCTGCCCATCATCGCGTTGGGCGCCCTGCTCATTGGCTGGTGGCTCATCACGCTCGCGATTATTGCGCTGTATGGACTGAAATGGTTCCGACTGCGCAAGCGGTTTACCGGACAAGTCCCTCAACCCGGCCGATACGGAGCGTTCCTGATGATGAGCAATGTGGCCGAGGTCTTCGGCATGTTCAAATGCTGGACGGAGAGTGCTCTGGGTGAGCGCCGCATCGTTGAATATAAATAG
- a CDS encoding sulfotransferase, whose translation MTEHPPLLHVGYIKTGSTFLQNQIFADRGYGFMEACPASRSRLASELILSNPYLFDPVTARNRLLQDCAIPAGKVPVWSEEVLLGDPLVRRYDGKRNAERLHAIFPDARVLIVFREQRAMIVSAYKEYINQGNAHSLTDFIGTGEEPAGFSPILDPSFLQYSHAIRHYQLLFGAENVLALPFELFKKDGDGFVARICRFAGLPATDLPPVSREVVNKRRGARTLEMERFLNRFAVNSPLKPGWSPVARGLRRAASVADKLIPGGAHAAREKSIRTQIAARFGDFYSADNAKVSALIGEDLSALGYQ comes from the coding sequence TTGACCGAGCATCCCCCTCTCCTCCACGTCGGTTATATCAAGACCGGCTCGACCTTTCTGCAGAACCAGATTTTCGCCGACCGGGGGTATGGGTTCATGGAAGCCTGCCCGGCGTCCCGCTCGCGACTGGCGTCTGAGCTGATCCTGTCCAATCCCTACCTGTTCGACCCTGTGACCGCGCGGAACCGCCTGCTCCAGGACTGTGCGATCCCTGCGGGCAAGGTGCCGGTATGGTCAGAAGAGGTGCTGCTCGGGGATCCACTCGTTCGCCGGTATGACGGCAAACGAAATGCCGAACGGCTGCACGCGATTTTCCCTGACGCCCGTGTCCTGATTGTTTTTCGCGAACAGCGTGCGATGATTGTCTCGGCGTACAAAGAGTATATCAATCAGGGCAACGCCCACAGCCTGACGGATTTTATCGGCACGGGAGAAGAACCCGCCGGGTTCTCGCCCATCCTCGATCCCAGCTTTCTTCAATATAGCCACGCCATCCGGCACTATCAGCTGCTGTTCGGTGCGGAGAACGTCCTCGCCCTGCCCTTCGAGCTTTTCAAGAAAGACGGCGACGGGTTTGTGGCGCGGATCTGCCGGTTCGCCGGCCTGCCAGCGACGGACCTGCCCCCGGTCAGCCGCGAGGTGGTGAATAAACGCCGCGGCGCGCGGACGCTCGAAATGGAGCGTTTTCTGAACCGGTTCGCGGTCAACAGCCCGCTGAAGCCCGGCTGGTCACCCGTCGCCCGCGGGCTCAGACGAGCCGCATCGGTCGCGGACAAGTTGATTCCCGGCGGCGCCCACGCCGCTCGGGAAAAGAGCATTCGTACACAGATCGCCGCGCGGTTTGGTGATTTTTACAGCGCGGACAATGCGAAAGTGTCCGCCCTTATCGGTGAAGACTTGAGCGCCCTTGGCTATCAGTGA
- a CDS encoding glycosyltransferase, whose product MRLCLIEYGDVRDALTRMKAGAAETYRAQYYSLLYILGLRARSESISYINIGNDEPFDELIEGIRAIGFNLYAPGGEERMIQMLEDIKPTHIVLRSPLEFVLRWARENDCRVLPMLADSFSRPPISLKGFKQWRWTRGFVKSLNDPSVTLVANHNVAACRDLAQIGVAPDKIIPWDWPSVKTPADYETKALGDTPPYNVLYVGLMTPRKGVDDLIDAFAQNEWLSANVTLTLVGGGYKTFADQVEALGLEKVVTFTGTIANSEVMERMQKASIVAVPSRHDYPEGLPGTIYEALTVRTPLLLSDHPMFRPFFKDGDGVRVAPAKNPAALGDVLVSMLSDPGAYAALSQKTADAFEAISCPHAWADVIEHWLNDDAEGYLAQHRGAWAVTPAPA is encoded by the coding sequence ATGCGGCTCTGTTTGATCGAATATGGCGATGTTCGCGACGCCCTCACCCGCATGAAGGCAGGCGCGGCAGAGACGTACAGGGCGCAATACTATTCACTCCTGTACATTCTTGGCCTGCGAGCCCGCAGCGAATCGATCAGCTATATCAACATCGGAAATGACGAGCCTTTTGACGAGCTGATCGAAGGCATCCGCGCGATCGGCTTCAATCTTTATGCTCCGGGCGGCGAGGAGCGGATGATCCAGATGCTTGAGGACATCAAGCCGACACATATTGTCCTGCGGTCACCCCTTGAATTTGTCCTGCGATGGGCCCGGGAGAATGATTGCCGTGTCCTGCCGATGCTGGCTGATTCCTTCAGCCGCCCGCCGATTTCGCTGAAAGGGTTCAAGCAATGGCGATGGACTCGCGGGTTCGTCAAATCCCTGAACGATCCGTCTGTCACCCTTGTGGCCAATCATAACGTCGCAGCCTGTCGTGATCTGGCGCAGATCGGCGTCGCCCCGGACAAGATCATTCCCTGGGACTGGCCAAGCGTGAAGACGCCTGCCGACTACGAGACCAAGGCGCTCGGCGACACGCCGCCCTATAATGTCCTCTACGTCGGACTGATGACTCCCAGAAAGGGTGTCGACGATCTGATCGACGCCTTCGCACAGAACGAATGGCTGTCCGCGAATGTTACGCTGACCCTGGTGGGGGGCGGCTATAAGACCTTTGCCGATCAGGTAGAGGCACTTGGACTGGAGAAGGTTGTGACCTTCACCGGCACGATCGCCAATTCGGAGGTCATGGAGCGCATGCAGAAGGCTTCCATCGTCGCCGTGCCCAGCAGACACGATTATCCCGAAGGCCTGCCAGGCACGATCTATGAGGCCCTGACCGTACGCACACCGCTCCTGCTGTCCGATCACCCGATGTTCCGTCCCTTCTTCAAGGATGGCGACGGCGTTCGTGTGGCCCCCGCCAAAAATCCCGCGGCGCTGGGCGACGTGCTCGTCAGCATGTTGTCGGACCCCGGTGCCTATGCCGCTCTGTCGCAGAAAACTGCCGATGCGTTCGAGGCAATTTCATGCCCTCATGCGTGGGCGGATGTCATTGAGCACTGGCTGAACGACGACGCAGAGGGTTATCTTGCCCAACATCGCGGTGCGTGGGCGGTCACGCCCGCTCCCGCCTGA
- the rpsL gene encoding 30S ribosomal protein S12: MPTIQQLIRKPRRPKRKINKAAHLQGNPQKRGVCTRVYTTTPKKPNSALRKVAKVRLTNGFEVISYIPGEGHNLQEHSVVLIRGGRVKDLPGVRYHILRGVLDTQGVKDRKQRRSKYGAKRPK, encoded by the coding sequence ATGCCAACGATTCAACAACTGATCCGCAAGCCGCGCCGGCCAAAGCGGAAAATTAACAAAGCAGCTCACCTTCAGGGCAACCCCCAGAAGCGCGGCGTTTGCACACGGGTTTATACCACGACACCAAAGAAGCCGAACTCGGCTCTGCGGAAAGTGGCCAAGGTCCGTCTGACGAATGGCTTCGAGGTGATCAGCTATATTCCGGGGGAGGGTCACAACCTCCAGGAGCACTCTGTTGTGCTCATCCGGGGTGGACGGGTGAAAGACCTTCCGGGTGTCCGTTATCACATCCTCCGCGGTGTTCTCGACACCCAGGGCGTGAAGGACCGGAAGCAACGTCGTTCGAAATACGGCGCCAAGCGGCCGAAGTAA
- the rpsG gene encoding 30S ribosomal protein S7 has protein sequence MSRRRKAEKRPINPDPKFHDKTVSKFMNYVMLDGKKSAAEKIVYGAFDRVEQKLRRPPIELFREALENITPSVEVRSRRVGGATYQVPVEVRPDRKMALAMRWLITAARNRNETTMVDRLSGELMDAAQNRGVAVKKREDTHKMADANRAFSHYRW, from the coding sequence ATGTCACGCCGGAGAAAGGCCGAAAAACGGCCCATCAACCCCGATCCAAAATTTCATGACAAGACAGTGTCGAAGTTCATGAACTACGTCATGCTGGATGGCAAAAAGTCAGCCGCGGAAAAGATTGTTTATGGTGCGTTTGATCGCGTTGAGCAGAAGCTCCGCCGTCCGCCCATCGAACTGTTCCGTGAAGCGCTTGAGAACATCACCCCGTCGGTTGAAGTTCGCTCGCGCCGCGTTGGCGGTGCCACCTATCAGGTGCCTGTCGAGGTTCGTCCAGACCGCAAGATGGCTCTTGCCATGCGCTGGCTGATCACGGCTGCCCGCAACCGTAACGAAACGACGATGGTCGATCGCCTGTCGGGCGAATTGATGGACGCTGCGCAAAACCGCGGTGTCGCCGTCAAAAAACGCGAAGACACGCACAAGATGGCTGATGCCAACCGCGCGTTCTCGCACTATCGCTGGTAA
- the fusA gene encoding elongation factor G, protein MSREYSIEDYRNFGIMAHIDAGKTTTTERILYYTGKSYKIGEVHDGAATMDWMEQEQERGITITSAATTTFWSGRDGKKRRLNIIDTPGHVDFTIEVERSLRVLDGAVALLDGNAGVEPQTETVWRQGDKYEVPRMFFVNKMDKIGADFYASVASIHDRLAAKTVVLQLPIGMESDFRGVVDLIEMDAIIWNDETLGASFERVEIPDDLKEKAEEYREKMIETIVEQEEAVMEAYLEGEMPDNDKIRELIRKGTIAVDFHPVLLGTAFKNKGVQPLLDAVIDFLPSPLDVPAIDGVVPDTEEEVVRKASDEEPLSMLAFKIMNDPFVGTLTFCRIYSGHLEQGTQVLNTVKGKKERVGRMLLMHSNQQEEIKEAYAGDIVAIAGLKDTTTGDTLCTALKPVILERMEFPEPVIELAVEPKTKADQEKMGIALQRLAAEDPSFRVSSDEESGQTIIKGMGELHLDILVDRMRREFKVDANVGAPQVAYRETITQHADIDYTHKKQSGGTGQFGRVKMKVGPGEPGSGFVFTNSIVGGAIPREYIPGVEKGLKSVLESGMLVGFPILDVAVELYDGAFHDVDSSVLAFEIAARGALRENKGQLGMALLEPIMKVEVVTPDDYTGTVIGDLNSRRGQIQGQEVRGNATVVNAMVPLANMFGYVNNLRSATQGRAQYTMQFDHYERVPNAVAEEVKAKLAG, encoded by the coding sequence ATGTCCCGCGAGTATTCCATCGAGGATTACCGGAACTTCGGCATCATGGCTCACATTGATGCCGGTAAGACCACGACGACTGAGCGCATCCTCTATTACACGGGGAAGAGCTACAAGATCGGCGAAGTTCATGATGGTGCTGCCACCATGGACTGGATGGAGCAGGAGCAGGAGCGTGGCATTACGATCACGTCCGCTGCCACGACCACATTCTGGTCTGGCCGCGACGGCAAGAAGCGCCGCCTGAACATCATCGACACCCCGGGCCACGTGGACTTCACGATTGAAGTTGAGCGTTCACTGCGGGTTCTCGACGGCGCCGTTGCGCTGCTCGACGGGAACGCCGGTGTTGAGCCTCAGACTGAAACCGTCTGGCGCCAGGGCGACAAGTACGAAGTCCCTCGGATGTTCTTTGTGAACAAGATGGACAAGATCGGCGCTGACTTCTACGCGTCTGTCGCTTCGATTCATGATCGCCTCGCGGCCAAGACTGTCGTCCTCCAGCTGCCAATCGGCATGGAAAGCGATTTCCGCGGCGTTGTCGACCTGATCGAAATGGATGCCATCATCTGGAACGACGAAACCCTCGGTGCTTCGTTCGAGCGCGTGGAAATTCCTGACGACCTCAAGGAAAAGGCAGAGGAATACCGCGAGAAGATGATCGAAACGATCGTCGAGCAGGAAGAAGCCGTCATGGAGGCGTATCTCGAAGGTGAGATGCCCGACAATGACAAGATCCGTGAGCTGATCCGCAAGGGCACGATCGCGGTCGACTTCCACCCTGTGCTGCTCGGTACCGCGTTCAAGAACAAGGGCGTTCAGCCTCTGCTTGATGCTGTGATCGACTTCCTGCCAAGCCCGCTCGACGTTCCGGCGATCGACGGCGTTGTGCCGGACACCGAAGAAGAAGTTGTGCGCAAGGCGTCGGACGAAGAGCCGCTCTCCATGCTGGCGTTCAAGATCATGAACGACCCCTTCGTGGGCACGCTGACCTTCTGCCGGATCTATTCCGGTCACCTCGAGCAGGGCACACAGGTCCTGAACACGGTGAAGGGCAAGAAAGAGCGCGTTGGTCGGATGCTGTTGATGCACTCCAACCAGCAGGAAGAAATCAAGGAAGCCTATGCTGGCGACATCGTCGCTATCGCAGGCCTGAAAGACACGACGACGGGTGATACGCTGTGTACAGCCCTGAAGCCTGTCATTCTTGAGCGCATGGAATTCCCTGAGCCGGTGATCGAGCTGGCCGTTGAGCCGAAAACGAAAGCCGACCAGGAAAAGATGGGCATCGCCCTGCAGCGTCTCGCCGCAGAAGATCCATCGTTCCGCGTGTCGTCCGACGAGGAAAGCGGCCAGACGATCATCAAAGGCATGGGCGAGCTTCACCTCGACATCCTGGTTGACCGTATGCGTCGCGAATTCAAGGTCGACGCCAATGTGGGTGCCCCACAGGTGGCCTACCGCGAAACGATTACGCAGCATGCTGACATCGACTACACGCACAAGAAGCAGTCCGGTGGTACCGGTCAGTTCGGTCGCGTGAAGATGAAAGTCGGCCCAGGTGAGCCTGGCTCAGGCTTCGTGTTCACGAACTCCATCGTTGGTGGTGCTATTCCTCGTGAATACATCCCGGGCGTTGAGAAGGGTCTGAAGTCGGTTCTGGAATCGGGTATGCTTGTGGGCTTCCCTATCCTTGACGTGGCTGTCGAACTCTACGATGGCGCATTCCACGACGTTGACTCGTCCGTTCTTGCCTTCGAAATCGCCGCTCGCGGTGCGCTTCGTGAGAACAAGGGTCAGCTCGGCATGGCATTGCTCGAGCCCATCATGAAAGTGGAAGTGGTCACACCGGACGATTATACCGGCACGGTGATTGGCGACCTCAACTCTCGTCGGGGTCAGATCCAGGGTCAGGAAGTTCGCGGAAACGCAACCGTTGTTAATGCGATGGTTCCTCTTGCTAATATGTTTGGCTACGTGAATAACCTGCGCTCCGCGACCCAAGGGCGCGCGCAATATACGATGCAGTTCGACCACTACGAGCGAGTGCCGAACGCCGTCGCAGAAGAAGTCAAAGCGAAACTGGCTGGCTGA
- the tuf gene encoding elongation factor Tu, producing the protein MAKEKFARTKPHANIGTIGHVDHGKTTLTAAITKYFGDFRAYDEIDGAPEEKARGITISTAHVEYETEGRHYAHVDCPGHADYVKNMITGAAQMDGGILVVNAADGPMPQTREHILLARQVGVPALVVFLNKVDQVDDEELLELVEMEVRELLSSYEFPGDDIPIVKGSALAAMEGRDPEIGENAIRELMAAVDEYIPTPERPIDMPFLMPIEDVFSISGRGTVVTGRIERGVINVGDEIEIVGIKDTKKSTCTGVEMFRKLLDRGEAGDNVGVLLRGIDREGVERGQVLCKPGSVTPHTKFVAEAYILTKEEGGRHTPFFNNYRPQFYFRTTDVTGICTLPEGTEMVMPGDNVNLNVELIVPIAMEERLRFAIREGGRTVGAGIVASIIE; encoded by the coding sequence ATGGCCAAGGAAAAGTTTGCACGTACAAAGCCGCATGCCAATATCGGCACGATCGGTCACGTTGACCATGGCAAAACGACGTTGACAGCAGCAATCACCAAATATTTCGGTGATTTCAGAGCGTACGACGAGATCGACGGCGCGCCAGAAGAAAAAGCGCGTGGTATCACGATTTCGACAGCACACGTCGAGTATGAGACGGAAGGCCGTCACTATGCTCACGTCGACTGCCCAGGTCACGCTGACTACGTCAAGAACATGATCACCGGTGCGGCACAGATGGACGGCGGTATCCTCGTCGTGAACGCCGCTGACGGCCCTATGCCACAGACACGTGAGCACATCCTGCTCGCTCGTCAGGTTGGTGTGCCTGCGCTTGTCGTGTTCCTGAACAAAGTTGATCAGGTCGACGACGAAGAGCTGCTCGAGCTCGTGGAAATGGAAGTCCGTGAACTTCTGTCTTCTTACGAATTCCCAGGCGACGACATTCCTATCGTCAAGGGTTCTGCTCTTGCCGCTATGGAAGGCCGCGACCCTGAGATTGGCGAGAACGCCATTCGTGAGCTGATGGCTGCTGTTGACGAATACATCCCGACGCCAGAGCGTCCGATTGACATGCCATTCCTGATGCCAATCGAAGACGTGTTCTCGATTTCGGGTCGTGGTACGGTTGTGACCGGCCGGATCGAGCGCGGCGTCATCAATGTCGGCGACGAAATCGAAATCGTCGGCATCAAGGACACGAAGAAATCGACCTGTACCGGCGTTGAAATGTTCCGCAAGCTGCTTGATCGCGGTGAAGCTGGTGACAACGTCGGTGTTCTCCTCCGCGGTATTGACCGTGAAGGCGTTGAGCGCGGCCAGGTCCTGTGTAAGCCAGGTTCGGTGACGCCACACACGAAGTTCGTGGCCGAAGCCTACATCCTGACCAAAGAAGAAGGTGGCCGTCACACGCCATTCTTCAACAACTACCGCCCACAGTTCTACTTCCGTACAACGGACGTGACGGGCATCTGCACATTGCCAGAAGGCACCGAAATGGTGATGCCTGGTGACAATGTGAACTTGAATGTTGAGCTGATTGTGCCTATCGCCATGGAAGAGCGTCTTCGTTTCGCTATCCGTGAAGGTGGCCGTACGGTTGGCGCCGGCATTGTTGCCTCGATCATCGAGTAA
- the rpsJ gene encoding 30S ribosomal protein S10, whose protein sequence is MQQNIRIRLKAFDHRVLDSSAVEIVNTAKRTGAQVRGPIPLPTHIDRYTVLRSPHVNKTSREQFEMRTHKRVLDIVQPTPQTIDALMKLDLSAGVDVEIKLGA, encoded by the coding sequence ATGCAACAGAATATCCGGATACGGCTTAAGGCCTTCGATCACCGCGTGCTCGACAGCTCTGCGGTAGAGATCGTAAATACGGCAAAACGGACAGGCGCCCAGGTTCGCGGCCCCATTCCCCTGCCAACCCACATTGATCGTTATACGGTCCTTCGCTCACCTCACGTGAACAAGACGTCTCGCGAGCAGTTCGAGATGCGCACGCATAAACGTGTGCTCGATATCGTTCAGCCTACGCCGCAGACGATTGACGCGCTGATGAAGCTCGACCTGTCGGCAGGTGTCGACGTCGAAATCAAACTGGGGGCGTAA
- the rplC gene encoding 50S ribosomal protein L3, with amino-acid sequence MAHAPQPTSAQASVRTGLIGKKMGMTRLYNEEGNHVPCTVVSLEGCQVVSHKTEDRDGYSALQLGAGEYLNRKGELKTKRVTKALRGHFAKANITPKRKLVEFRVPSDSLIEIGAHLTADHFLTGQKVDVIGTSIGKGFAGAMKRHNFGGMRASHGVSISHRAHGSTGQCQDPGKVFKGKKMAGHMGDVRVTTQNLEIVRADAERGLLWVKGAVPGSKGSWVVIRDAIKRALPEGAPVPGAFKLPGAAEAPAAEAPAAAPAEDANASEGEE; translated from the coding sequence ATGGCGCACGCACCTCAACCAACATCCGCACAAGCATCGGTCCGTACTGGTCTGATCGGCAAGAAGATGGGCATGACCCGTCTGTACAACGAAGAAGGCAACCACGTGCCTTGCACAGTGGTGTCTCTCGAAGGTTGCCAGGTCGTCAGTCACAAGACCGAAGACCGCGACGGCTATTCTGCGCTGCAACTGGGCGCTGGTGAATATCTCAACCGCAAGGGCGAGCTGAAAACCAAGCGCGTGACCAAAGCACTGCGTGGCCACTTTGCGAAAGCCAACATCACGCCGAAGCGCAAGCTCGTCGAGTTCCGCGTGCCTTCAGACTCGCTGATTGAAATCGGTGCTCATCTGACGGCTGACCACTTCCTGACGGGTCAGAAAGTGGACGTCATCGGGACGTCGATTGGTAAAGGCTTCGCCGGTGCCATGAAGCGTCACAACTTTGGCGGCATGCGCGCCTCGCACGGTGTCTCGATCTCTCACCGGGCGCATGGTTCGACCGGTCAGTGTCAGGATCCGGGCAAGGTCTTCAAAGGCAAGAAGATGGCCGGTCATATGGGTGACGTCCGCGTGACGACCCAGAACCTCGAAATCGTTCGCGCCGATGCTGAACGTGGTCTTCTGTGGGTCAAGGGCGCCGTCCCTGGCTCGAAGGGCAGCTGGGTTGTCATTCGTGACGCCATCAAGCGCGCCCTGCCGGAAGGGGCTCCAGTTCCCGGCGCATTCAAATTGCCAGGTGCTGCTGAAGCGCCAGCCGCTGAAGCACCAGCTGCTGCTCCTGCTGAAGACGCAAACGCATCTGAGGGAGAAGAATAA
- the rplD gene encoding 50S ribosomal protein L4, with product MQVDVITLDAGNSGTVDLNDEIFGLEPRRDILHRYVVWQLAKRQQGTHKAKERGEVAGTTKKFVRQKGSGGARHGNRKAPQFVGGGKAHGPRVRSHAHDLPKKVRRLALRHALSAKQAASELIIIDQASLSDPKTKALVERFAKLGVKNALIMDATFDENFARAARNIPNVDVLPVVGANVYDILRHDKLILTKAAVEGLEARLS from the coding sequence ATGCAGGTTGATGTCATCACCCTGGATGCCGGCAATTCGGGCACGGTCGATCTCAATGACGAGATTTTCGGCCTGGAGCCTCGCCGTGACATCCTTCACCGCTATGTGGTGTGGCAGCTGGCCAAGCGTCAGCAAGGCACGCACAAAGCCAAGGAACGCGGCGAAGTCGCTGGTACCACGAAGAAATTCGTGCGCCAGAAAGGCTCTGGCGGCGCCCGTCACGGTAACCGCAAGGCGCCTCAATTCGTTGGCGGCGGCAAGGCCCACGGTCCTCGCGTCCGTAGCCACGCCCATGATCTGCCGAAGAAGGTTCGCCGTCTGGCCCTGCGTCATGCGCTGTCCGCCAAGCAGGCAGCGTCTGAGCTGATCATCATCGATCAGGCCAGCCTGTCCGATCCAAAGACGAAGGCCCTGGTCGAGCGTTTTGCCAAGCTTGGCGTCAAGAACGCGCTGATCATGGATGCGACGTTCGACGAGAATTTTGCCCGCGCAGCGCGCAACATTCCGAACGTTGATGTTCTGCCTGTCGTCGGTGCGAACGTGTACGACATTCTTCGTCACGACAAACTCATTCTCACCAAGGCTGCGGTCGAAGGTCTGGAGGCTCGGTTGTCATGA
- a CDS encoding 50S ribosomal protein L23: MSGVTEKHYDTIVSPVITEKSTIAAENNQHVFRVRIEATKLEIKSAVEALFGVKVKAVNTIITKGKAKRFRGRPYKRSDVKKAIVTLEDGHNIDVTTGV; encoded by the coding sequence ATGAGCGGCGTCACTGAAAAACACTACGACACGATCGTGTCCCCGGTGATCACCGAGAAATCGACGATTGCCGCTGAGAACAACCAGCACGTTTTCCGTGTTCGGATTGAAGCAACGAAGCTCGAGATCAAAAGTGCTGTCGAGGCTCTTTTTGGCGTCAAGGTGAAGGCCGTGAACACGATCATCACCAAAGGCAAAGCCAAGAGGTTCCGCGGCCGTCCTTACAAACGGTCTGACGTCAAGAAAGCGATCGTGACCCTTGAAGATGGTCACAATATCGACGTGACGACGGGCGTCTGA
- the rplB gene encoding 50S ribosomal protein L2, whose translation MALKTYNPTSPGRRTLVTVDRAELHKGRPEKSLTQGLTKSGGRNNTGRITARRIGGGAKRLYRIIDFKRNRFDAIAEVVRMEYDPNRTAFIALVEYGDGKRSYILAPQRLGVGDKVVSGERVDVKPGNAMPLKNIPPGSILHNVEMKPGKGGQIARSAGAYVQLVGRDGDYVQLRLKSGEVRLVHGECRATIGAVSNPDHSNGNRGKAGRTRMLGKRPSVRGVAMNPIDHPHGGGEGRTSGGRHPVTPWGKPTKGKRTRNNKATDRLIIRSRHARKKGR comes from the coding sequence ATGGCATTGAAGACATACAATCCTACCTCGCCTGGTCGCCGGACACTTGTCACGGTTGACCGCGCTGAGCTGCACAAAGGTCGCCCAGAGAAAAGTCTGACCCAGGGTCTGACGAAATCTGGCGGTCGCAACAACACTGGTCGAATCACGGCCCGCCGCATCGGTGGTGGTGCGAAGCGGCTGTATCGGATCATCGACTTCAAACGGAACCGCTTTGATGCGATCGCTGAAGTCGTTCGTATGGAGTATGACCCGAACCGCACGGCGTTCATCGCTCTTGTTGAGTATGGTGACGGCAAGCGCTCCTACATCCTGGCGCCACAGCGTCTGGGCGTTGGTGACAAGGTCGTCTCTGGTGAGCGCGTCGATGTGAAACCCGGCAATGCGATGCCGCTGAAGAACATTCCCCCAGGCTCCATTCTCCACAATGTGGAGATGAAGCCAGGCAAGGGTGGTCAGATCGCTCGTTCCGCAGGGGCCTATGTTCAGCTGGTCGGTCGCGATGGCGATTATGTTCAGCTGCGTCTGAAATCGGGCGAAGTTCGTCTGGTCCACGGTGAATGTCGCGCGACGATCGGGGCTGTTTCCAACCCTGACCACTCGAACGGCAATCGCGGTAAGGCCGGCCGTACACGCATGCTGGGCAAGCGCCCTTCAGTTCGTGGTGTCGCTATGAACCCGATTGATCACCCTCATGGTGGTGGTGAAGGCCGCACATCTGGTGGTCGTCACCCCGTCACGCCGTGGGGCAAGCCTACCAAAGGTAAGCGTACACGGAATAACAAAGCCACAGATCGTCTGATCATCCGCTCGCGTCACGCGCGGAAAAAAGGGCGATAG
- the rpsS gene encoding 30S ribosomal protein S19 produces MPRSVWKGPFVDRYLLKKAGEATDGSHKGGIKTWSRRSTILPQFIGLTFNVYNGQKFIPVHVTEDMVGHKFGEFSPSRTYYGHGADKKAKRK; encoded by the coding sequence ATGCCACGTTCGGTTTGGAAAGGCCCGTTTGTTGACCGCTACCTGCTTAAAAAAGCAGGTGAGGCAACTGACGGTAGCCATAAAGGCGGCATCAAGACTTGGTCGCGCCGGTCGACAATTTTGCCACAGTTCATTGGACTGACGTTCAATGTTTACAACGGTCAGAAATTCATCCCTGTCCACGTGACGGAAGACATGGTGGGTCACAAGTTCGGCGAATTCTCGCCGTCCCGGACCTATTATGGTCACGGTGCGGACAAGAAAGCGAAGCGGAAGTAA